DNA from Petroclostridium xylanilyticum:
CATATCGCTCTCTCCATCTACAACAATGACATCCCCTGGCTTTGCCATATCTAAAGCCTTATGAAACATAAGATTGTCTCCCAATGGAGCTTTGACTGTAAATGCAGTACCTAATAACCTCACCTTATTGAAAGGCTTTATGTAGGAATCTACACAAGAAATCCTTCCCATATTATCTGCTATATTCGCTACAGGAATATCTCTGAATGCCTCAATAAGTTCCTTAGAAGGTCTGTTGATTGTTTTATAAATTCTAAAACCCGGATTCACCTAAAATCCCACCTTTCTTATTTTTGCTGTTTTCTACAGCCATATTGTTGTTAATGATTGTTTTAACGATACCAGAAATACCAGGATCATGATAAATAGTCTAATCATCTTTAAACCACAATGAAATTATCCTTAAACTATTTATCATCAACATATTTCTGTACACCTATAATATAAGCAAGTTTTATGCCAAATTAAAAAGCCTGTTATTCTGGCATTTCAAATATTTACATAAATTTATAATTCCCGCTTTGAAAAAAGAATGACTTACAAAATCGTTAAACCTTAGAAATACTATTATAAAAAAGAATTCCCAATGTGGAAATTAATAATTCCGACATTGGGAATCTTTGCTTATATCTACACTATATTCAGCTAATTTTCTATATAAAGTAGTTTTTCCAATACCTAATGCTTTTGCCGCTTTAAACTTTCCTTCCGTTGTGTCTCCAAACAATTCTAAAGCATTCAATATTGCTTCTCTTTCAATCTCTGCCAGAGGTGTAACACGCTTTATCTTTTTTACATTGCTGTTTTTTACATCGCTTGGAACTTGCCCCTCCAGAAGCTTATTGGGTAATATATCTACATCTATGACTTCACTATTACTCACAGAAATTAAATACTGTATCAAATTTTCAAGTTCCCTTATATTGCCAGGCCAATGATACGTATTTAATATTTCAATAGCTTGTGGACTTATCTTTTTGATACCTACATTAAATATAGTTGAATACTTTTTTATAAAATATTCAACCAATAATTCTACATCCCCTTCTCTTTCTCTTAAAGGGGGTATTTGTATCGGTATGACATTTAGTCTATAGTACAAATCTTCTCTAAATTTCCCTGTACGCACCATTTCTTCTAGATTTCTATTTGTTGCTGCTATAATTCTAACATCTATATCTTTTTGTACAACGCCACCAATCTTTTCAATAGTCTTATCCTGCAGTACTCTTAATATCTTAGCTTGAAGATAGAAAGGCATATCACCAATCTCATCTAAAAATATTGTACCTGTATGCGCAAGTTCAAACTTTCCAGGTTTACCTGTTTTATTAGCACCTGTAAAAGCACCTGACTCATATCCAAACAACTCGCTCTCCAACAAACTCTCGGGAATTGCTGCACAATTTACAGCAATAAATGGATTTGCATGTCTATCACTGGCATAGTGAATAGCCCGGGCAAACAACTCTTTACCTGTACCGCTTTCGCCTAGTAATAAGATATTTGTACTATTCACTGATACTTTTTTAGCTAACTCCTTAGCATCAGTAATTTTTCTACTTTCTCCAAGTATATCATTAAATGTAATCTCTTTCGTGTAAAAAGCTTTACTGAAAACACGGCTGCTAATCTTATCTACTATCTTAAAACTAATCACTGCGCCTACCGTTTCTTTATTGTCCTTCATGGCACTTATAAAGACACCATATGTTTTTTTATTGATTTTAATTTCATCGTAAAATGCATTTTCTCTATTTGACAAAATACTTTTTAGTTCTAAGTCTGGTATTACCTCAGTTATCACTTTATCTTCAGCTTCTTCCTTGGTCATACCGAGAATATTCAGGGCGTGCTCATTTATATGCGTTATTTCTTTTTCAGTATTTATAATGATGTATCCATCTGAAACGGTATTTAGAATTTGATGTAACATTATATTATGATATTCGATTTTTTGATACATTTCTTGTTCTTTTTTATACATTTCATATTCTTTTAATTTTGAGGTGATCAGTGCGCACATGTTTTGAATAAAGGATAGAAGGGAGTCCTGTTTAGATATTAGCTTCTCTCTCTGAGTATCATTAAAGCACATAAGTCCCATAACACCGATGACTTTATCGTCAAAAAATATCGGGCAGTGCATAAAAGCCTTTTCTTTACAATTATGTTTTTGCGGACATTGGTTGCAGTGCACGTCTTCTTTGGTATGATGCGTCAAATAATACTGCCCTGTTTCAAATACTTTCTTTATGACCCCAGAAGAAATAACCTGCGTTACCTGCTTTTGCGCAGTTCCTGCAATACGTATAAGGTTATGATCAACTACCGAAGTATCAATTTCTAATGCTTCCGCAATTGCCTCTGCAATTTCTTGAATGAAGCCTTTTATCTCCAGCAGATTTGACATATATACCCCCCCCGCTACTTAACACCTACTAATGAAAATTAATCTTATTGTTGTTTTTTGTGAAATATGTTGTTATATTTTACTAAATATATAATAATATTTTACCATATTTTTAGCTTTTTTCAACACATTTTACACCACTAGGTACATAAAGTATATATGACCCATTATTTTAAAAATTATAATATAGTTTACAGTAGAAGATACTTTTTCACATATGTGATAAACTTTCCAGTGAAGATGGGCATAG
Protein-coding regions in this window:
- a CDS encoding sigma-54-dependent Fis family transcriptional regulator, giving the protein MSNLLEIKGFIQEIAEAIAEALEIDTSVVDHNLIRIAGTAQKQVTQVISSGVIKKVFETGQYYLTHHTKEDVHCNQCPQKHNCKEKAFMHCPIFFDDKVIGVMGLMCFNDTQREKLISKQDSLLSFIQNMCALITSKLKEYEMYKKEQEMYQKIEYHNIMLHQILNTVSDGYIIINTEKEITHINEHALNILGMTKEEAEDKVITEVIPDLELKSILSNRENAFYDEIKINKKTYGVFISAMKDNKETVGAVISFKIVDKISSRVFSKAFYTKEITFNDILGESRKITDAKELAKKVSVNSTNILLLGESGTGKELFARAIHYASDRHANPFIAVNCAAIPESLLESELFGYESGAFTGANKTGKPGKFELAHTGTIFLDEIGDMPFYLQAKILRVLQDKTIEKIGGVVQKDIDVRIIAATNRNLEEMVRTGKFREDLYYRLNVIPIQIPPLREREGDVELLVEYFIKKYSTIFNVGIKKISPQAIEILNTYHWPGNIRELENLIQYLISVSNSEVIDVDILPNKLLEGQVPSDVKNSNVKKIKRVTPLAEIEREAILNALELFGDTTEGKFKAAKALGIGKTTLYRKLAEYSVDISKDSQCRNY